From the genome of Triticum aestivum cultivar Chinese Spring chromosome 3B, IWGSC CS RefSeq v2.1, whole genome shotgun sequence, one region includes:
- the LOC123072248 gene encoding bifunctional purine biosynthesis protein PurH — translation MVCAAVSLAGGSATATATSLSRRPALGLRSRRLLWARAMSHVAPRLSSATVGAPTPDHDQRPGRARAVAAQAGVRQALISLSDKTDLANLGNGLESLGFSIISTGGTASSLEAAGVNVTKVEQITNFPEMLDGRVKTLHPSIHGGILARRDQEHHLKALNEHGIGTFDVVVVNLYPFYDKVTSGTISFEDGIENIDIGGPTLIRAAAKNHKDVLVVVDHHDYPALLKYLQEKQADPQFRRMLAWKAFQHVASYDSAVSEWLWKQSNGGDIFPPSFTVPLSMKSTLRYGENPHQKAAFYGDRSLSLVNAGGIATSFQHHGKEMSYNNYLDADAAWNCVSEFENPTCVVVKHTNPCGVASRQDVLEAYRLAVRADPVSAFGGIVAFNTTIDEDLAKEIREFRSPTDGETRMFYEIVVAPGYTEKGLEVLKGKSKTLRILEAKRSGKNMLSLRQVSGGWLAQESDDLTPEDITFTTGSERAPTDSELSDAKFAWLCVKHVKSNAIVIAKDNCMLGMGSGQPNRVDSLRIAFRKAGEAAKGAALASDAFFPFAWKDAVEEACENGIGTIAQPGGSMRDKDAVDCCNKYGVSLLFTGVRHFRH, via the exons ATGGTTTGCGCCGCCGTCTCACTAGCCGGCGGAAGTGCCACTGCCACTGCCACCTCCCTCTCCCGCCGACCAGCGCTCGGCCTCCGCAGCCGCCGCCTGCTCTGGGCGCGCGCGATGAGCCACGTCGCGCCGCGGCTCAGCTCCGCCACGGTCGGGGCCCCCACCCCCGACCACGACCAACGGCCCGGCAGGGCCAGGGCTGTGGCTGCGCAAGCAG GAGTGAGGCAAGCACTTATATCACTGTCGGATAAAACGGACTTGGCCAATCTTGGAAACGGTCTTGAGAGCTTGGG GTTTTCTATCATCTCCACTGGCGGTACAGCGTCAAGCCTGGAAGCAGCTGGAGTGAATGTTACAAAAGTTGAACAGATTACAAATTTTCCTGAAATG CTTGATGGAAGAGTAAAAACATTGCACCCCAGTATACATGGTGGTATTCTTGCCCGAAGAGACCAGGAGCATCATCTTAAAGCATTGAATGAGCATGGCATAG GGACATTTGATGTGGTTGTGGTGAATTTGTATCCATTCTATGATAAGGTCACCTCTGGTACAATTTCTTTTGAGGATGGCATTGAAAATATTGATATTGGTGGGCCTACGTTGATCCGGGCTGCAGCGAAG AATCATAAGGATGTTCTTGTTGTTGTGGATCATCATGATTACCCTGCTCTATTGAAGTATCTACAAGAAAAGCAAGCGGACCCACAGTTCCGCAGGATGTTGGCATGGAAAGCTTTCCAGCATGTGGCTTCTTATGATTCAGCCGTCTCAGAGTGGTTATGGAAGCAATCAAATGGTG GAGATATATTTCCCCCAAGCTTTACTGTCCCCCTCTCTATGAAGTCTACACTTCGTTATGGTGAAAATCCTCATCAAAAGGCGGCATTTTACGGTGACAGGAGTCTTTCTCTAGTCAATGCCGGTGGTATTGCAACATCATTTCAGCACCATGGAAAG GAAATGTCTTATAACAATTACTTGGATGCTGATGCTGCATGGAATTGTGTGTCAGAGTTTGAGAATCCTACTTGTGTTGTGGTTAAGCACACCAATCCGTGCGGTGTTGCATCCCGGCAGGATGTTCTTGAGGCATACAGGTTGGCCGTAAGGGCAGATCCTGTGAGTGCATTTGGCGGAATCGTTGCATTCAACACCACAATTGACGAG GATCTTGCGAAGGAGATTCGCGAGTTTAGAAGTCCTACAGATGGCGAGACTCGGATGTTCTATGAGATCGTGGTGGCACCAGGATACACAGAGAAGGGCCTCGAGGTCCTCAAAGGGAAATCCAAGACGTTGAGGATCCTTGAGGCAAAGAGAAGTGGGAAAAACATGCTGTCGCTCAGGCAGGTCAGTGGTGGTTGGCTAGCTCAAGAGTCCGACGATCTAACCCCAGAAGACATCACCTTCACGACGGGTTCTGAGAGAGCTCCGACGGACAGTGAGCTCTCGGATGCCAAGTTCGCCTGGCTCTGCGTGAAGCACGTCAAGAGCAACGCCATTGTGATTGCCAAG GACAACTGCATGCTGGGCATGGGGAGCGGGCAGCCAAACAGGGTGGACAGCCTGAGGATCGCCTTCAGGAAAGCAGGGGAAGCTGCCAAGGGAGCCGCTCTGGCCAGCGATGCCTTCTTCCCATTCG CTTGGAAGGATGCCGTGGAGGAGGCGTGCGAGAATGGCATCGGCACGATCGCGCAGCCTGGCGGCAGCATGAGGGACAAGGACGCCGTTGACTGCTGCAATAAGTACGGCGTGTCCCTCCTCTTCACCGGCGTCCGCCACTTCAGGCACTGA